The Arachis ipaensis cultivar K30076 chromosome B05, Araip1.1, whole genome shotgun sequence nucleotide sequence ATCTTCCACAAGGCATGTGAAACCCCATTTTCTCACAACTAATAATCTTTTCAACCCCATTGTTTTGCAGATCAAACCAACTTATACTCACTTGAAAAGGGTTTGCTGAAAAAACTTCATCAATCAAGGCATAATGCCTTGGCATTCCATCAATATCATCATATACAGCCCACATTTGACCTTTCCTAAAGCTTCTATGAGTTCTATCTTTgtcaaaatcataaaaatccgAATCCACCACTGTGATAGTCTCCAAGTCCCTTCCACCAGAATCACCGTGCTTCTCAGGTCTCGCTTCCTTTTTCTTCAGAGAGTCCTCTTTCATCCCCTTGACTAATGGCTTCACGCTCTTCTTCATACTCCTACATTCCCCAGCCTCTAAATCCTTGTTATTTTTCAACTCACCAAATCTTTCCCGCCGCTTGCTCCTCCTCTCTGTTTCATGATCTTCTccattttcttttagtttcaacTTCATCTTCTGCCGAGCTGTTCGCTTTACTTCAGACTGAAACTCAGCCAATGTCATCATTTCCTCCCCAGTTTTGACCCTCTTGGGTTTTGAACTGTCCAACACCTCCCCAACCATATGCTTCCTCTTTCTCAAATCCCCACTTCTCAACCTTCCTCCAATACCCTCTCTTTCACTCTCCAAGACCTTATTTCCCACTTCATTACTCTCAACTCCACCCGTCAAACACCTGCTCTTCATCAAGCCTCCCCCTTTTTCAATACCTACTTTCCCTTTAGTCTGCGTTCTCAAATCCCCACTTCTCAAGCTTCCCGCAACACCCTCTCCTTTGCTCTCAGAATCCTCATTtctcacttcaccaccctcaattCCGCCCTTCAAACCCTGGCTCCTCCACAAGCCTCCATCTTTTTCAACGCCCATTTTCCCTTTCACACTCTTGGCTTTTCTCCTCGACACAAAATCCCACAATCTCTCATCATCATCCACCACCTCttttgatttcaatttcccaATCATACCCTTCTCAGCTCTCTctacctcttcttcttcctccccgtcctccttctccttctcctcctcctcctcctcctcctcctctttttcctcttcttcagaCCCATCATCATCACTACCCACCTCCACAGCCTTAAAACTCTTCCTGCAAGAGGGGCATACCAGATTATGTCCCAGGTACTTCCTCTCAAACTGGTGCAAGAGCCTGCAAGTGGAGCATGCAGTCcaaaatgtatccatgtcctctTCACcaaccttctccttctccttctcatcCAGAATCCTCAACCTGCATTAAACTTGACAATATCAATAAAGCTAGCTCATACATCATTAACAATTCAGCATACACTTCACATATACAAGAAGACAAGAGCACCATAGTGTCCATGCTCCCTATTTACAATAGCACAGCCATCCAACAGAATCTAACTAACTTAACAAACTCCTAACTAACTATTATCAAGTACTGTGCATAACCTGAGCTTGACATCGTAGTCCCTCTTCCATGCCCTGTCGGAGAGCAACCGGAAGGCCTCGGCGACGAGCTTGAATGCCTCATCAGATGCCACGTGGGGGCTCTTGTCGGGGTGGAGCAGGAGCGCCAGCTGCTTGTAGCGCTTGCGGAGGACGGAGGCGGGGGCGAAGGGCTCAGCACCGAGGACGGCGTACCAGTCAGGGAAAGGGGAGTTCTTAGAGGCGGCGGCGCGGAGAACGGTGAGGGCGGCGAGGGTCTCGGTGACGCCGGGAAGATTTGGGGCGAGGCGGTGGGCGCGCTTGGCGTAGTTGAAGGCGGCGTTGAGGTCTCTGGAGGAAGTGAAGTTGGAGTCCGCCAGGGACTTGAGGCGTAGAGCTTCTTGCTCGTCTCGTTTTGTGGGTGCCGCCATTGGAAGTTTGGAATTTGAAGAAACGGTGTCGTTTTGGATATATTGGGTAACTTGAAAGTTGAAACGGTGTCTCGGCCTCAGTGTCAGGGGATGCTCACCGCTGCACCCTGCAAACCCTTCAACAGCTCAACCGATCAGCTCTCCGCTATtcatttttcataatttatttaaaatttaaaataatttcaaaattgtAAGACNNNNNNNNNNNNNNNNNNNNNNNNNNNNNNNNNNNNNNNNNNNNNNNNNNNNNNNNNNNNNNNNNNNNNNNNNNNNNNNNNNNNNNNNNNNNNNNNNNNNNNNNNNNNNNNNNNNNNNNNNNNNNNNNNNNNNNNNNNNNNNNNNNNNNNNNNNNNNNNNNNNNNNNNNNNNNNNNNNNNNNNNNNNNNNNNNNNNNNNNNNNNNNNNNNNNNNNNNNNNNNNNNNNNNNNNNNNNNNNNNNNNNNNNNNNNNNNNNNNNNNNNNNNNNNNNNNNNNNNNNNNNNNNNNNNNNNNNNNNNNNNNNNNNNNNNNNNNNNNNNNNNNNNNNNNNNNNNNNNNNNNNNNNNNNNNNNNNNNNNNNNNNNNNNNNNNNNNNNNNNNNNNNNNNNNNNNNNNNNNNNNNNNNNNNNNNNNNNNNNNNNNNNNNNNNNNNNNNNNNNNNNNNNNNNNNNNNNNNNNNNNNNNNNNNNNNNNNNNNNNNNNNNNNNNNNNNNNNNNNNNNNNNNNNNNNNNNNNNNNNNNNNNNNNNNNNNNNNNNNNNNNNNNNNNNNNNNNNNNNNNNNNNNNNNNNNNNNNNNNNNNNNNNNNNNNNNNNNNNNNNNNNNNNNNNNNNNNNNNNNNNNNNNNNNNNNNNNNNNNNNNNNNNNNNNNNNNNNNNNNNNNNNNNNNNNNNNNNNNNNNNNNNNNNNNNNNNNNNNNNNNNNNNNNNNNNNNNNNNNNNNNNNNNNNNNNNNNNNNNNNNNNNNNNNNNNNNNNNNNNNNNNNNNNNNNNNNNNNNNNNNNNNNNNNNNNNNNNNNNNNNNNNNNNNNNNNNNNNNNNNNNNNNNNNNNNNNNNNNNNNNNNNNNNNNNNNNNNNNNNNNNNNNNNNNNNNNNNNNNNNNNNNNNNNNNNNNNNNNNNNNNNNNNNNNNNNNNNNNNNNNNNNNNNNNNNNNNNNNNNNNNNNNNNNNNNNNNNNNNNNNNNNNNNNNNNNNNNNNNNNNNNNNNNNNNNNNNNNNNNNAAAATTCACATATAAattacatataaaaaattaaaattagagagattatttttccttttttacaATGTAGTTCCGCCTGGCTATAATTATGTCAAAAATATAAGCATCAACCGATATAATCATTGTTTTTAAGTAAAAAATTTCGTACCATGTAGacttatatttattaa carries:
- the LOC107642362 gene encoding uncharacterized protein LOC107642362, which codes for MAAPTKRDEQEALRLKSLADSNFTSSRDLNAAFNYAKRAHRLAPNLPGVTETLAALTVLRAAASKNSPFPDWYAVLGAEPFAPASVLRKRYKQLALLLHPDKSPHVASDEAFKLVAEAFRLLSDRAWKRDYDVKLRLRILDEKEKEKVGEEDMDTFWTACSTCRLLHQFERKYLGHNLVCPSCRKSFKAVEVGSDDDGSEEEEKEEEEEEEEEKEKEDGEEEEEVERAEKGMIGKLKSKEVVDDDERLWDFVSRRKAKSVKGKMGVEKDGGLWRSQGLKGGIEGGEVRNEDSESKGEGVAGSLRSGDLRTQTKGKVGIEKGGGLMKSRCLTGGVESNEVGNKVLESEREGIGGRLRSGDLRKRKHMVGEVLDSSKPKRVKTGEEMMTLAEFQSEVKRTARQKMKLKLKENGEDHETERRSKRRERFGELKNNKDLEAGECRSMKKSVKPLVKGMKEDSLKKKEARPEKHGDSGGRDLETITVVDSDFYDFDKDRTHRSFRKGQMWAVYDDIDGMPRHYALIDEVFSANPFQVSISWFDLQNNGVEKIISCEKMGFHMPCGRFKVTQKASINSVNVFSHVVDCDRAAREVYQVYPKKGSVWALYGKATLDADEQNFAAKGKRCYDIVVFLTSYSEISGLSMAYLEKVDGYKTVFKRQERGSHAIRFLGKDDLWLISHQIPARKLSCNDTPELLKDCWELDPASLPSDLLTIGGIDN